From Rubrivirga sp. SAORIC476, a single genomic window includes:
- a CDS encoding tetratricopeptide repeat protein, with protein MAEDVPLPAPITRDAFASGMLAPGPVADRLREALASIPDRPDRVLALAHEARDLADGDPLVLAFAQAYEGFARHMLSEHEEALDLLTRALTAIEPLGDLSGRSLALGALSSVHVSLGHYDEALDLAHENLRVARALGAREQEAWVRSGLGNTYIELDQPDRALEHGEAALRIFADLDHAGGQARAHTALGGALRTLGRFEEAKAHHEAALRLAREEGVLLTEARALHDLGILAHQRGADDEALAFFRDALRLRTGSGNRQSQATTLIAIGRTLTAMGRPGDARPALEEALGIAETAGAEPRAAEAHAALADACEADGDPAAALAHLRAFQGLREALLSAQARSRIQTVEIRAEAERAQQEAEMARIRTDELGAANEELSETLRELRSAQTQLVQAEKMASLGRLSAGLAHEIQNPLNFVANFAALNADLAMDLLATVDEARTTGEAPDREAVREDLEAIVDNTRRVRDHARRAEAIVRGLMGHVRDVGGERRPTDVHELMERAVSNSLGQADGVRVERHYGDLLPVELEAASIQRVIVNLLENARWAVERHAEAAGDGFVPTVRLSTEDLGDVVQIRVEDNGVGIPAAHCARVFEPFFTSKPAGTGTGLGLSLAYDIVTEGHGGTLQVFSRLGQGATFVMTLPRRGEE; from the coding sequence ATGGCCGAGGACGTCCCGCTGCCCGCACCGATCACCCGCGACGCGTTCGCGTCGGGGATGCTTGCGCCCGGGCCCGTCGCCGACCGCCTCCGGGAGGCGCTGGCGTCGATCCCCGATCGACCCGACCGGGTGCTGGCGCTGGCGCACGAGGCCCGCGACCTCGCCGACGGCGACCCGCTCGTGCTGGCGTTCGCGCAGGCCTACGAGGGCTTCGCGCGCCACATGCTGTCCGAACACGAGGAGGCGCTCGACCTGCTGACGCGCGCGCTGACCGCCATTGAGCCGCTCGGCGACCTTTCCGGCCGGTCGCTCGCCCTCGGCGCGCTCTCGTCCGTCCACGTCAGCCTCGGGCACTACGACGAGGCGCTCGACCTCGCCCACGAGAACCTACGCGTGGCGCGGGCGCTCGGGGCTCGCGAGCAGGAGGCGTGGGTCCGCAGCGGGCTGGGCAACACCTACATCGAACTCGACCAGCCGGACCGCGCCCTCGAACACGGCGAGGCCGCCCTGCGGATCTTCGCCGACCTCGACCATGCGGGCGGGCAGGCACGAGCACACACGGCGCTCGGCGGCGCCCTCCGCACCCTCGGCCGCTTCGAGGAGGCGAAAGCCCACCACGAGGCTGCGCTCCGGCTGGCCCGCGAGGAGGGGGTGCTGCTGACTGAGGCGCGCGCGCTCCATGACCTCGGCATCCTCGCCCACCAGCGCGGAGCGGACGACGAGGCGCTCGCCTTCTTCCGCGACGCGCTCCGCCTGCGCACCGGCAGCGGCAACCGGCAGTCCCAGGCGACCACCCTGATCGCGATCGGGCGGACGCTGACGGCCATGGGGCGCCCCGGCGACGCGCGGCCCGCGCTCGAAGAGGCGCTCGGCATCGCGGAGACGGCGGGTGCCGAACCACGCGCCGCCGAAGCCCACGCGGCGCTCGCCGACGCCTGCGAGGCCGACGGGGACCCCGCCGCCGCCCTCGCTCACCTCCGCGCGTTCCAGGGGCTCCGCGAGGCCCTGCTCTCGGCCCAGGCCCGCAGCCGCATCCAGACCGTCGAGATCCGGGCCGAGGCGGAGCGCGCCCAGCAGGAGGCCGAGATGGCGCGCATCCGCACCGACGAGTTGGGCGCGGCCAACGAGGAACTCTCGGAGACCCTCCGCGAGCTGCGGTCCGCCCAGACCCAGCTGGTCCAGGCCGAGAAGATGGCGTCCCTCGGGCGGTTGTCGGCCGGCCTCGCCCACGAGATCCAGAACCCGCTCAACTTCGTCGCCAACTTCGCGGCGCTCAACGCCGACCTGGCGATGGACCTGCTGGCGACGGTCGACGAGGCGCGCACGACGGGTGAGGCGCCCGACCGGGAGGCGGTCCGGGAGGACCTGGAGGCCATCGTCGACAACACCCGCCGGGTGCGGGACCACGCGCGCCGGGCCGAGGCCATCGTCCGCGGCCTCATGGGGCACGTCCGCGACGTGGGCGGCGAGCGGCGGCCGACCGATGTGCACGAGCTGATGGAGCGGGCGGTCTCGAACTCGCTCGGACAGGCCGACGGCGTCCGGGTCGAGCGGCACTACGGCGATCTGCTCCCGGTCGAACTGGAAGCCGCCTCCATCCAACGCGTGATCGTCAACCTCCTGGAGAACGCTCGCTGGGCGGTCGAGCGACACGCCGAGGCCGCCGGGGACGGCTTCGTGCCAACCGTCCGCCTATCGACGGAGGACCTCGGCGACGTGGTCCAGATCCGCGTCGAGGACAACGGTGTCGGGATCCCGGCGGCGCACTGCGCGCGCGTCTTCGAGCCGTTCTTCACGTCCAAGCCCGCCGGGACAGGCACGGGGCTCGGCTTGTCGCTCGCGTATGACATCGTGACCGAAGGCCACGGAGGCACGCTCCAGGTCTTCAGCCGCCTCGGCCAGGGCGCGACCTTCGTGATGACCCTGCCCCGAAGGGGAGAGGAGTGA
- a CDS encoding aldehyde dehydrogenase family protein — protein MDADLLSIQDARDAVHAAHVATKQFKTADQATVDRIVAAMVEAGAAEAKRLGQMAHDETGFGKPESKEQKNLFATRTLAARMEGMKTAGVIAKSDDGSVWTVASPMGVVAALVPSTNPTATAFYKAIISVKARCGIVMSPHPSAVRCTIEATRVVAEAAVAAGAPEGLIACLGGGEGGVTLAGTNALLEHPETDVILATGGGPMVRAAYSKGKPAYGVGSGNVPAYVDRSANVEKAAADILTGTSFDWGTLCSTERSVVADAPIRQRLLDALRQRGGHVCSADEAAKLRAIIKPGGRFNAGIVGKSPRRIAEMAGFSVSESARALIAEVDAVGPDEPLSMETLSPILSFYAADGWENGCARCIEILEFGGIGHTLALHATSDRVIEQFALRKPSMRIVVNTVAALGSVGMTTALFPAMTLGPGTVGGSITSDNVTPMHLVNLKRVAFETAPLNDDAGQALAAASGRRGGDRARGSAAPASVPTPTASPRRGQPSGDGSWMDEIEARLVARAGNPTVDRPTPASSPAATSPTATAAAPASSVLPLPDPQIEALVRRFKK, from the coding sequence TCGAGGCCGGGGCTGCCGAGGCGAAGCGGCTCGGGCAGATGGCCCACGACGAGACCGGCTTCGGCAAGCCCGAGAGCAAGGAGCAGAAAAACCTCTTCGCGACCCGGACGCTGGCCGCGCGGATGGAGGGCATGAAGACGGCCGGCGTCATCGCCAAGAGCGACGACGGCAGCGTCTGGACCGTCGCCAGCCCGATGGGCGTGGTGGCCGCGCTCGTGCCGTCGACCAACCCGACCGCGACGGCCTTCTACAAGGCGATCATCTCGGTCAAGGCACGCTGCGGGATCGTGATGAGCCCGCACCCGAGCGCCGTCCGCTGCACGATCGAGGCGACCCGCGTGGTCGCCGAGGCGGCGGTCGCCGCGGGCGCACCCGAGGGCCTGATCGCCTGCCTCGGTGGCGGCGAAGGCGGGGTCACGCTTGCCGGGACGAACGCGCTCCTGGAGCACCCGGAGACCGACGTGATCCTGGCCACCGGCGGCGGGCCGATGGTCCGCGCGGCCTACTCGAAGGGCAAGCCCGCCTACGGCGTCGGCTCGGGCAACGTGCCGGCCTACGTCGACCGCAGCGCCAACGTGGAGAAGGCGGCGGCCGACATCCTGACAGGCACCTCGTTCGACTGGGGGACCCTCTGCTCCACCGAGCGCTCGGTGGTCGCCGATGCGCCCATCCGGCAGCGCCTGCTCGACGCGCTCCGCCAGCGCGGCGGCCACGTCTGCTCGGCCGACGAGGCGGCGAAGCTGCGCGCCATCATCAAGCCGGGCGGGCGCTTCAACGCGGGCATCGTGGGCAAGAGCCCGCGCCGGATCGCGGAGATGGCCGGGTTCTCCGTCTCCGAGTCCGCCCGCGCGCTCATCGCCGAGGTCGACGCGGTCGGGCCGGACGAGCCGCTGTCGATGGAGACGCTCTCGCCCATCCTGTCCTTCTATGCGGCCGACGGCTGGGAGAATGGCTGCGCGCGGTGCATCGAGATCCTGGAGTTCGGCGGCATCGGCCACACGCTGGCCCTCCACGCCACGTCCGACCGCGTGATCGAGCAGTTCGCGCTCCGCAAGCCGTCCATGCGGATCGTCGTCAACACGGTCGCCGCGCTCGGCTCGGTGGGCATGACGACGGCGCTCTTCCCCGCCATGACGCTCGGGCCGGGCACCGTCGGCGGGTCGATCACGAGCGACAACGTGACGCCGATGCACCTCGTCAACCTGAAGCGCGTCGCCTTCGAGACGGCGCCGCTCAACGACGACGCGGGGCAGGCACTGGCGGCGGCGAGCGGGAGACGAGGGGGGGACCGGGCGCGCGGGTCCGCCGCGCCCGCCTCGGTGCCCACACCGACCGCGTCGCCGAGGCGGGGCCAGCCGTCCGGTGACGGGTCGTGGATGGACGAGATCGAGGCGCGCCTCGTCGCGCGAGCGGGCAACCCGACGGTCGACCGCCCGACGCCTGCGTCCTCGCCAGCTGCGACCTCGCCGACCGCGACCGCCGCCGCGCCTGCGTCGTCAGTACTGCCGCTGCCGGACCCGCAGATCGAGGCGCTGGTGCGGCGGTTCAAGAAGTAG